A genomic segment from Luteibacter aegosomatis encodes:
- a CDS encoding sigma-54-dependent transcriptional regulator has product MLVLDDDLSFSDATCGWLRAIGMEAHAAANCAQARQAMRDRRFDAAMIDIGLPDGCGLDLLNEPGFASLRRTIVMSGDQALASSLEHVLPGARCLGKPFSSSSLHAALLMTALDGDDEELVGESRPMDDVRREIDDVAGLPVSVLLHGESGTGKELAARRLHRASGRRGRFVAFNGAALSPELLASQLFGHLKGSFTGASERRIGLADAADGGTLFIDELGDMPEPVQVALLRFLETREVMPVGATRGHRVDVRVVSATHRSPRRAMSEGRIRTDLYFRLAGYEIRMPALRERRQDVPLIAERVLADINASAGRVKWFGPSAFDAVADYAWPGNVRELRQQVQRAYVRSDGSIRLARPVDDAMRVPVAGDAQRLADIEREAVLAALGVCDGDRAKAARRLGISLRTIYNKLSTYRAAGVVEPAA; this is encoded by the coding sequence ATGCTCGTTCTTGACGACGACCTGTCGTTTTCCGACGCCACGTGCGGATGGCTGCGGGCGATCGGCATGGAGGCGCATGCGGCAGCCAACTGCGCGCAGGCGCGGCAGGCGATGCGGGATCGTCGGTTCGACGCCGCGATGATCGACATCGGCTTGCCGGACGGTTGCGGCCTGGACTTATTGAACGAACCCGGGTTCGCTTCGCTTCGGCGCACCATCGTGATGAGCGGCGACCAGGCGTTGGCGTCGTCGCTCGAACATGTCCTGCCCGGCGCACGCTGTCTCGGAAAACCCTTCAGTTCGTCGTCCCTGCACGCGGCATTGCTCATGACCGCCTTGGACGGCGACGACGAGGAGCTGGTCGGCGAATCCCGACCGATGGACGACGTACGCCGGGAGATCGACGATGTAGCGGGTCTTCCGGTGTCGGTGCTGCTCCACGGGGAAAGCGGAACCGGGAAAGAATTGGCGGCGAGACGGCTGCACCGGGCGAGCGGTCGCCGGGGTCGGTTCGTCGCTTTCAATGGCGCAGCCCTGTCGCCGGAATTGCTGGCGAGCCAGCTGTTCGGACACCTGAAGGGGAGTTTCACCGGCGCGAGCGAACGTCGCATCGGACTGGCCGACGCGGCGGACGGCGGCACGCTGTTCATCGACGAACTGGGCGACATGCCCGAGCCCGTGCAGGTCGCCTTGCTGAGGTTTCTCGAGACGCGCGAGGTGATGCCGGTGGGTGCGACGCGTGGGCACCGGGTGGACGTGCGGGTGGTCAGCGCCACCCATCGGTCGCCGAGGCGGGCCATGAGCGAAGGACGTATCCGTACGGACCTGTACTTCCGGCTTGCCGGCTACGAGATCCGCATGCCCGCGCTGCGCGAGCGGCGACAGGACGTCCCACTCATCGCGGAGAGGGTATTGGCGGATATCAACGCCTCGGCGGGGCGCGTCAAGTGGTTCGGCCCGTCGGCCTTCGACGCGGTGGCGGACTACGCCTGGCCCGGCAACGTGCGCGAACTCCGGCAGCAGGTCCAGCGGGCCTATGTCCGTAGCGATGGAAGCATCCGCCTGGCACGTCCGGTCGACGATGCCATGCGCGTGCCGGTCGCTGGCGACGCGCAACGGCTGGCGGACATCGAACGCGAGGCCGTTCTCGCGGCACTGGGCGTCTGCGACGGAGACCGGGCGAAGGCGGCGCGGCGCCTGGGGATCAGCCTGAGGACGATCTACAACAAGCTTTCCACGTACCGCGCGGCGGGCGTGGTCGAGCCTGCGGCATGA
- a CDS encoding sensor histidine kinase: MNDVATGAASETRREWRSRSLHALNSPLGAILAQAELVQLLVSRGRTASAIEAATNIVGDCERYGRMLRDAFAAADAIDTWSPGYCTVAEALDLAAGSLEGDDIALEAEGRDVVLPWPAPVAASFLSRCFDNARRHGARRIGVTATTDRGALRLLVRDDGTGLQGVSAEAALRSFVSSTPATHTGLGLWIAQALAHRVGGELFLPPTEHGFLVECRLPAGPIR; this comes from the coding sequence ATGAATGACGTCGCGACCGGCGCGGCCTCGGAAACCCGGCGCGAATGGCGCTCGCGCAGCCTTCATGCCCTCAATAGCCCGCTCGGCGCGATACTCGCCCAGGCCGAGCTCGTGCAATTGCTCGTATCGCGAGGGCGTACCGCCAGCGCCATCGAAGCCGCGACGAACATCGTCGGCGATTGCGAACGGTACGGGCGCATGCTTCGCGACGCGTTCGCGGCGGCGGACGCCATCGACACATGGTCGCCGGGATACTGCACGGTCGCCGAAGCCTTGGACCTCGCGGCCGGTTCGCTCGAAGGCGACGACATCGCGCTCGAAGCGGAAGGGCGCGACGTGGTGCTTCCCTGGCCGGCTCCGGTGGCCGCGTCGTTTCTGTCGCGCTGCTTCGACAATGCACGGCGTCACGGGGCCAGGCGCATCGGCGTCACGGCGACGACGGATCGCGGCGCACTTCGCCTGCTCGTTCGCGACGACGGAACGGGTTTGCAAGGCGTCAGTGCCGAGGCGGCCTTGCGCTCTTTCGTGTCGTCGACACCCGCCACGCATACGGGGCTCGGGCTATGGATCGCCCAGGCCCTGGCGCATCGCGTGGGAGGAGAGCTTTTCCTGCCGCC